A window of Malania oleifera isolate guangnan ecotype guangnan chromosome 5, ASM2987363v1, whole genome shotgun sequence contains these coding sequences:
- the LOC131156415 gene encoding putative pentatricopeptide repeat-containing protein At3g25060, mitochondrial has protein sequence MSEPCWPLSIFGASSRPLEVYFPESYMRLTPWPKRLKPLLLACKDRASVTETHALMILTGIFSRGSFNAGLIASYGRVGDIESAHQVFEVSPQRGVDAWNAIMVAYSRMGSPADVLSLYHRMVVEGGRADSSTFTVALKACASTLDLKMGEEVRCRAVDCGYEYDVFVASSVLNLYAKCGKMDEALAVFDKMPKRDLVCWTTMITGFAQSGRASEAVDIYRRMQKEEMEGDMVVMVGLIQTCTNLGELKAGLSIHGHMIRKGLPMDIVVQTSLVDMYAKNGYLELASLVFKKIRNKNVISWSALISGFAQNGFAGKALELLVGMQCSGFTPDKVSLVSALLACAQVGFLKLGRSIHGYIVRKLDFDQISATAVIDMYAKCGNLSCARALFDMVSYRDSISWNAMISGYGIHGHGEEALSLFRLMIEVDLKPDHSTFASLLSALSHSGLVDEGRYWFNLILRENNIQPTEKHYSCMVDLLARAGQVEEAYELVESMTSEPGIAIWVALLSGCCNHKNLLVGEKVAKKVLELKPDDSGIYALVSNFFATARMWKEVAGVRNVMKKTGLKKVPGYSAVEANGKLQAFLMEDKSHYQFEEVVQTLRNLAHEMRAMGYVSETEFVLQDLEAEVK, from the coding sequence ATGAGCGAACCTTGTTGGCCCCTCTCCATCTTCGGCGCGTCAAGCCGACCATTAGAGGTCTACTTCCCCGAGTCATACATGCGGTTGACTCCATGGCCAAAGCGCCTCAAACCTCTACTCTTAGCCTGTAAAGACAGAGCATCGGTAACTGAAACCCACGCCCTCATGATCTTGACTGGCATCTTCAGCCGTGGATCCTTCAATGCCGGACTAATAGCATCATATGGTCGTGTTGGAGACATCGAATCAGCCCACCAAGTGTTCGAAGTATCGCCTCAACGAGGGGTGGATGCTTGGAATGCCATCATGGTTGCGTATTCTCGCATGGGTTCCCCCGCAGATGTTTTGAGTCTTTATCATCGAATGGTTGTGGAAGGAGGTAGAGCGGACAGCTCGACGTTTACTGTTGCGCTCAAGGCGTGTGCGAGCACGCTGGACTTGAAAATGGGTGAAGAAGTTCGATGCCGAGCGGTTGATTGTGGGTACGAGTATGATGTGTTTGTTGCATCGTCTGTTTTGAATCTGTATGCGAAATGTGGGAAGATGGATGAGGCGCTGGCTGTGTTTGATAAAATGCCGAAGAGGGATCTTGTCTGCTGGACAACAATGATAACGGGTTTTGCACAGAGTGGCCGGGCAAGTGAAGCGGTTGATATATACCGGCGGATGCAAAAGGAGGAGATGGAAGGAGATATGGTTGTGATGGTGGGATTGATTCAGACTTGTACTAATCTTGGTGAGTTAAAGGCGGGTCTTTCAATTCATGGACATATGATTCGAAAAGGCCTTCCTATGGACATTGTAGTTCAAACCAGCCTCGTGGATATGTATGCTAAGAACGGATATTTGGAGCTTGCATCCCTTGTTTTCAAAAAGATCAGAAATAAGAATGTCATTTCATGGAGTGCATTGATTTCTGGCTTTGCCCAAAATGGTTTTGCTGGAAAAGCCCTTGAATTGTTGGTAGGAATGCAATGTTCTGGATTCACCCCGGATAAGGTGTCCCTTGTGAGTGCTCTTCTAGCATGTGCTCAAGTTGGCTTTTTGAAATTGGGTAGATCAATACATGGATATATTGTGAGAAAGCTTGATTTTGATCAAATCTCAGCTACTGCAGTGATTGACATGTACGCGAAATGTGGAAACCTGTCTTGTGCCCGTGCCCTGTTTGATATGGTAAGTTATAGGGATTCAATTTCTTGGAATGCAATGATTTCTGGATATGGAATTCATGGACATGGAGaggaagctctctctctcttccgcTTAATGATAGAGGTAGACTTAAAACCTGATCATTCAACTTTCGCTTCTCTTCTTTCCGCTCTTAGTCATTCGGGTCTAGTGGATGAAGGTAGATACTGGTTTAATCTCATTCTCAGAGAAAATAACATCCAACCAACTGAGAAGCATTATTCTTGTATGGTTGATCTATTGGCTCGAGCAGGACAAGTGGAAGAGGCTTATGAGCTGGTAGAGTCCATGACAAGTGAACCTGGGATTGCCATTTGGGTTGCCCTCCTGTCAGGTTGTTGTAATCACAAGAATTTGTTGGTTGGAGAGAAGGTGGCGAAGAAAGTTCTCGAGTTAAAACCAGATGACTCAGGAATATATGCTCTTGTGTCAAACTTCTTTGCCACGGCAAGGATGTGGAAGGAAGTAGCTGGGGTGAGGAATGTAATGAAAAAGACAGGGTTGAAGAAAGTGCCGGGATACAGTGCAGTAGAGGCAAATGGGAAGCTCCAGGCTTTTCTCATGGAGGATAAGAGCCATTATCAATTTGAAGAGGTTGTGCAAACCTTGAGGAATTTGGCTCATGAGATGAGAGCTATGGGTTATGTCTCAGAAACTGAATTTGTGCTGCAAGACCTTGAAGCAGAAGTCAAATAG